Proteins encoded within one genomic window of Gammaproteobacteria bacterium:
- the carA gene encoding glutamine-hydrolyzing carbamoyl-phosphate synthase small subunit, whose translation MSDTALLALEDGSVFIGESLGAKGYSVGEVVFNTAMTGYQEILTDPSYAKQLVTLTYPHIGNTGVNSEDIESNAIHAAGLIVRDVPLTHSCWRQEGDLRGYLRDAGIVAIADIDTRKLTRILREKGAQSGCLMAGSDTDIDKALALARGFPGLKGMDLAQTVTTREPYQWHNTVWRLNDSPISARPGKQYRVAVYDFGIKHNILRLLVDRGCDVTVYPAKTPAQTILASKPDGVFLSNGPGDPEPCGYAIEAIKEIIETNIPVFGICLGHQLLGLASGAKTEKMKFGHHGANHPVQDLTNDKVMITSQNHGFAVSEASLPANLEVTHRSLFDGSVQGIKRKDKPAFSFQGHPEASPGPHDVQPLFDQFIELMKGRV comes from the coding sequence ATGTCTGATACTGCCTTGCTCGCGCTCGAAGATGGCTCCGTTTTTATTGGCGAGTCGCTTGGTGCGAAGGGTTATAGCGTTGGTGAAGTCGTGTTTAATACGGCTATGACCGGTTATCAGGAGATCCTGACAGATCCTTCCTATGCTAAGCAATTGGTTACCCTAACCTATCCGCATATCGGTAACACTGGCGTCAATAGTGAAGATATTGAGTCGAATGCTATTCATGCAGCGGGCTTAATTGTGCGTGACGTGCCGTTAACACATAGTTGTTGGCGTCAAGAAGGTGATTTGCGTGGCTATTTGCGTGATGCAGGTATTGTTGCCATTGCCGATATTGACACTCGTAAATTGACACGCATACTGCGAGAAAAAGGGGCACAGAGCGGCTGCCTCATGGCAGGCTCTGATACCGATATTGATAAAGCACTCGCCTTGGCGCGTGGCTTTCCTGGCCTAAAAGGCATGGACTTGGCGCAGACGGTAACGACTCGCGAGCCTTATCAATGGCATAATACGGTTTGGCGTCTGAATGACTCTCCTATTAGTGCCAGGCCTGGGAAACAGTACCGTGTTGCTGTCTACGATTTTGGTATCAAACACAATATTCTTCGTTTGCTGGTTGATCGTGGATGTGACGTTACAGTGTATCCTGCAAAAACACCGGCGCAGACCATACTGGCGAGCAAACCCGATGGTGTCTTTTTATCCAACGGTCCGGGCGACCCTGAGCCTTGCGGCTATGCTATCGAGGCGATCAAAGAAATTATAGAAACTAATATTCCCGTGTTTGGTATTTGTCTTGGCCATCAACTACTGGGGCTGGCAAGCGGTGCTAAAACAGAAAAAATGAAATTTGGGCACCATGGCGCCAATCACCCAGTGCAAGACCTAACTAATGATAAGGTGATGATTACCAGCCAAAACCATGGCTTTGCCGTGTCTGAGGCAAGCTTGCCTGCCAACCTTGAAGTCACGCATCGCTCATTGTTCGATGGCAGCGTGCAAGGTATTAAACGTAAGGACAAACCTGCATTTAGCTTTCAGGGGCATCCTGAAGCCAGCCCTGGCCCGCATGACGTGCAGCCTTTATTTGATCAGTTTATTGAATTGATGAAGGGCAGAGTGTAA